A portion of the Gossypium arboreum isolate Shixiya-1 chromosome 8, ASM2569848v2, whole genome shotgun sequence genome contains these proteins:
- the LOC128296634 gene encoding uncharacterized protein LOC128296634 has product MSTRGTRGRGTRGHSRGRGSARAGSSASSHMPARETPTSPVTNTGSHNRVVGDDALSQVMLRVLERVARVSTGSVGRRGVSSVAPNVAEYWLEATERIMDDLDCTVEQKLKGIVSLLRDGADQWWLTVRDGRQVDRLTWDFFKAAFQWKYIGASYVDARRKEFLNLTQRNKIVAEYGAEFLRLSRYARGIVAIEPVKKARFEGSDRKLARIVRGLIGPVRGGQQPPRGRGQARGGRNNRRGRRALGGGAGNTEVRLPALVYATCHRENGDAPNVIAGVEKLVRKGREAFLAYMSISDSEGPSVGDVRTIKEFLDVFPDELPAFPLNHEVEFRIELLPGTAPGAPVLFVKKKDGTMRMYIDYCQLNKLKIKNMYPLQGIDNLFDQLKGASVFSKIDLLTRYHQLRVNEADVYKTEFRTRYGHYKFLVMPFALTNAPVAFMNLMNRVFQPSLDRFVAIFIDDILYIREPRRIMMCIFKLSSYMQSSASMSSGCEK; this is encoded by the exons ATGAGCAcaagaggtactcgtggaaggggtacacgAGGCCACAGTAGAGGCCGAGGAAGCGCTAGGGCTGGGTCTTCAGCGTCGAGCCACATGCCTGCTAGGGAGACGCCAACATCACCAGTGACTAATACGGGGTCTCATAATCGAGTTGTAGGGGATGATGCTTTATCCCAAGTGATGCTTCGTGTTCTAGAGAGGGTTGCTAGAGTGAGTACTGGATCAGTGGGCCGGAG GGGTGTTTCTagtgtagccccaaatgtggcagagtACTGGTTAGAGGCCACTGAGCGGATAATGGACGACCTTGATTGCACTGTggagcaaaaattaaaaggaataGTGTCTTTACTGCGAGATGGGGCCGACCaatggtggctcaccgtgagagATGGTAGACAGGTCGACCGTTTGACTTGGGACTTCTTTAAGGCAGCCTTTCAATGGAAATACattggggcaagttatgtggacgcccgaaGGAAGGAATTTCTGAATCTGACCCAACGGAACAAGATTGTGGCAGAGTACGGGGCAGAGTTTCTGCGGCTGAGTCGATATGCCCGTGGTATTGTCGCAATTGA GCCTGTAAAGAAGGCCAGATTTGAGGGGTCAGATCGCAAACTTGCACGGATTGTAAGAGGTCTCATCGGG CCAGTAAGAGGTggtcagcagccaccgagaggccgtggtcaagccagGGGTGGAAGAAATAATAGACGTGGTCGTAGAGCATTGGGTGGAGGTGCTGGTAATACTGAGGTGAGGCTGCCAGCTCTGGTCTATGCTACTTGTCACCGAGAGAATGGTGACGCCCCTAACGTTATAGCTG GGGTAGAAAAGTTGGTTCGCAAGGGTCGCGAGGCGTTTCTAGCGTATATGAGCATTTCTGATTCTGAAGGTCCTTCAGTGGGAGATGTTAGAACTATCAAGGAATTTCTGGATGTATTTCCTGATGAGCTTCCTGCGTTTCCTCTGAACCATGAAGTCGAATTCAGAATTGAGCTACTGCCTGGaacagctccg ggagcaccggtgttgtttgtaaagaaaaaggatgggacTATGCGCATGTACATCGACTACTGCCAGTTAAACAAGCTAAAGATCAAGAACATGTACCCCCTTCAAGGGATTGATAATCTTTTTGATCAACTTAAAGGAGCTTCAGTTTTCTCCAAGATCGACCTCCTCACTaggtaccatcagctaagggttaaTGAGGCGGATGTGTACAAGACAGAATTTAGGACTCGGTATGGACACTACAAGTTCCTAGTAATGCCGTTTGCACTTACGAATGCACCAGTGGCCTTTATGAACCtcatgaatcgagtgttccaaccctCTCTAGACCGGTTCGTAGCTATctttatagatgatattctgtATATTCGAGAACCAAGGAGGATCATGATGTGCATCTTCAAACTAAGCAgctatatgcaaagttcagcaagtatGAGTTCTGGCTGCGAGAAGTGA